Genomic window (Deinococcus aquaedulcis):
GCCGGAAAGGCTGCTCCAGTTGCGACAGCAGCGCCGATGGGTCCAGGCCCTGCGGCGCGCGGGTGACCAGCGCCATGGTGGTCGTGGACAGCCGCGCACTCAGGTGCTCGGGCCCGGCGGCGCGCAGGCGGGCGGCCAGGGCGGCAATCAGCGTGTCCACAAAATGCTCGCCGTACAGCCCGGTCCATTCCTGTAAGCGGGGCAGTTCCACCACCAGGGCGCCGCGCACCGTCTGGTCGCCGTCCAGCCGTTCCAGCAGCCCCGCCAGGGTGTAGGCGCCGGTCAGTTCGTCGTGCTGCGCGCGCTGGCGCAGCTGCGCTTCCCGGGCCTGCAGGTGATCCAGCAGTTCGTTGATGGTGCCCGCCAGCAGGCCCAGTTCGGTGCGGTCGCGGCCGTCCAGGCGGTGCGCCGGGTTGTGGGCAATCTGCTGCACGTCGCGTTTGTAGCCTTCCACCACGTTCAGCACGCGGCGGTTTAAAAACAACAGCAGCCCTGTGGCAGTCAGCAGCCCCGCCAGAATGACCGCCAGGCGCAGCTGCTGCGTGGTGGCTGCCCCCGCCTGCGACACGGCGCGGGGCTGGCTGACCTCCAGGACCAGTTGCGGGGGCCCGCTGGGGGGCTGCAGGGCCAGCCGGGCCCGGCCCTCGTCGGGCCCAAACACGTAGGTGGTGGCCGGGGGCGGGGTCGGGCTCAGGCGCGCGCCAAAGGCCCGCTGGTTGTACATCAGGCTGCTCAGCACTTCGGGGGTCAGTTCGCGGGCCAGCAGCATCACGCCGCCCTGCCCCTGGCCGTCGTCGCGGGTAATGACCCGCGCGGCCACCACCACTGGGCGGCCCCCCAGCGCCACCACGCCGCTGCTGCCCCCCGGCGGCAGGCGCTGGGGCAGCTGGGCAAACAGCGCGCGCAGCACCTGCGGGGCGGGCGTCACCTGTTCGCCGCGCAGGGTGGCGGCTGACAGCACACGGCCGTCCGGGGCCTGAATGCCCCAGTAATCCACCCGCCCACCTTTAAAGGTGCCGGGCACCAGATTGGCCGCCAGGTAACCCGGGTTGCGCCCGGCCGCGTACTCAAAGGTCTCGGTCCAGAGGCTGAAATTCAGCACGAACAGCCCGACGCGGTCCTGCTCGGCCCGCAGGTTGGCTTCGGCAATTTCGGCGGCCTGCCGCAGCTGCGCGCGCTCAATCTGCGCGAAGCGGTCGTTCATGACCCCAGGAATCACCACCAGGGCGCTGATGCCCAGGGGCACGAACAGGGCCAGCAGCAGCGCCAGCACCTGCAGCCGCAGGGATTGGGGGCTGGGGGGCGGCGCCAGCGGGGGCAGGGCGGGGCGACTCATGAGGACAGGGAGGCTGCGCGGGCAGGCAGGGGGCGAACCACGGAAGGGAAGCACCGTCCTTTGGGCGTGCCCGGGGCCGGGCACCGCTGTAGAGCGAGGGTGGGGAAGCCGGGGGCAGGTGCAACAGCCGTGGTCCCCGCACCACCAGGAGAAGACGACGAGCAAGACGACAGAGCCGGGTGAAGAAACACGGTTATGGTGCCGCGCCTCCGGCCGAGCTAGGTGAGGAGCATGAGCACCGGGCTTTAGGCATGGGAGGCGCCCCCTGGCCTGCGGCTCACCACCCCCTCCTGCGGTGGGCGTTCCTAGCGCACCGGCGGGGGCGAGTCCAGCAGTGCCTGCAATGGCCCGCTGTCGGGCAGGGCGGCGCTGGGCGCGGCAATCCGCACGCCGTCGCGCCCGGATTGCTTCACCCGGTACAGGGCTTCATCGGCCTGCCACAGGGTGCGGGTGCTGGACCACGGCCCAAATGAGGCCCCACCAATCGAGACGGTCACGCCCCCCAGTGGCGGAGCGAAGCGCAGGGTGGTCACGGCTTCGCGCAGCCGCTGGGCAATCTGGGGCAGCTGCTCGGCGGGCACCCGGCGCAGAATTACGGCGAATTCCTCGCCGCCGTAGCGGTAGGCGCGGTCACGCCCGCGCAGGGTATCGGCCAGCACCCGGCCCACCGCCGCCAGCACCTCGTCGCCCACCGGGTGCCCGAATTCATCGTTCACGCGCTTGAAATGGTCCAGGTCAATCAGCAGCAGGGCGTCCCCGGGGGCGGTCAGGGGCAGGTCCTGCTCAAACTGGCGGCGGTTGGGCAGGCCACACAGGGCGTCTTGCAGCGCCTGCAGCCGGAACTGGTCGGTGCTTTGCAGCAGGGCCACGCGGCTGGTGATCATGACCGCCACCGCCCAGAACCCCAGGATGTTGAAGGCCAGCGCGGGCAGGTACACCCGCAGCAGGGTTTCAGAGTCGCCCAGCAGCCACAGCGGCAGTTCGTTGGGCAGGAAGATCAGGCTGCCCGCCCAGCCGTAGCGGCGCAGCGAGCCCTGGGCGTCTTGCATATTCAGGGTCCAGCGCAGCGAGTGGGCCAGGGCCGCCACCGCCAGCAGGTTCAGCACGCTGATCAGCGCGTCGCTGGCGTGCCCGGCCAGCGGCAGCAGCGCGGCGGGCAGGCCGCACAGCACGCCCACCCAGCCGCCGTAGCGCAGCGCCATGATCGCAATGGGCACCAGTGCCAGATCAATGCGGGTGCCTGACGGCTCGGGCGTGGCCATCAGGTACAGCGTGACGGTGGCCAGCATGGTCAGCACCAGCCGCAGCGCAGGCAGGCGCCAGCCGGGCGGCGGGGGCCACGCCCGGTAGGTCTGGCTCAGCAGAAACGCGAACGTGATCAGCACGCTCAGGTTCACGAATAGGCTGTGCAGCAGGTCGTTCAAGGCAGGGCAGGCAACGAGGCTCCGTTACGGGGAGCCGCCGGGCGCGAAGTATGGGGAGGTAGACAACAAAGGTCAGGTTTACTCTGACAGATTCGCCCCCCTCTCCCGCCGCAGATCTGCATGCCCCCGGCAGGGGGGTGGGTTGGAGAAGCGAACTGCTCGGCCTAGGCAGAGTGGGTGAGGAGCGGTGCTGCGCGACTGATTCGGTGCGGAGAAGAGAACTCCATTTATGGCATGGCGAGACCACCCGGTGCTGCGCCAACCCATTGGGCGAACACTTTTCAAGACCCTCAAAACACTTGTGACGAAAGTCTTGTGTGGAACGTGCAGTCTGCGCCTCCCCTTCCGTGGCGCACCTCGGTTAATCCCCGTTGCTGGCAGAACGAAAGGTCCACGCTCGTTGAACGATGCCAGATAGACCGCTAAACCGAGAAGCAGCACTATCTGCCTTCCAGAACGCTCATAAACCCACGTACCCTCGTCAGCTTTCTAATGAAGGAACGTCAATGCTCCTCATGTTCCAATCAGTTCCAGGTGACCGGCATGCGCCGCTGCGAGGCCCTGCTTAGGGGCTGGGCCGCTGTAGAACCGTCACGAACCTGAACATTGCAGAAAGAAAGTCTCCACCTCATCTGAAGCCAGTCCTGGAGCGGCTATCATTGAAGCGACCTCACAGCTTGCGCTCCGTTTTTGCCGCTGGCACCGGCCAGTTTCGGTCTTGGCCGCATGTTGTAGAGGCCGCACCTACATCAGGAGGTTCACCATGAACGCACGTCTTCCTTCCGTCTTCCTTGCGCTCACTGTGGCTCTGGCAGCTTGCGGCTCGCCGGGCGCCCCCTCCAGCGACAGCGGCGCGAACCTGCGCGGCGGCGCGCCGCTGCTGGGCACGAGTAACCCGGACGCCATTCCCGGGCAATACATTGTGGTCCTGAAAGACAGCGCGCCCAACCTGACCGCCCAGGACAGCGCGGGCCTGATCCGGGCCCTGAACCTGGACCCCCAGGGCGTGACCATCCAGCACATCTACGGCGCGGCCCTGAACGGCTTCGCTGCCAAGCTGAGCGCCCAGAACCTGGAAACGCTGCTGAACAATCCCAACGTGGAGTACATCGAGCAGGACGGCGAGATGTTCATGACCGCCACCCAGACGGGCGCCACCTGGGGCCTGGACCGCATTGACCAGCGCAATCTGCCGCTGAACGGCACGTACGTCTACAACTCCACCGCCAGCGGGGTTCGTGCGTACATTCTGGACACCGGCATCCGCACCTCGCACACCCAGTTTGGCGGGCGCGCGGTGTGGGGGACGAATACCACCGGTGACGGCAACAACACCGATTGCCAGGGGCACGGCACGCATGTGGCCGGTACCGTGGGCAGCGCCACCTATGGCGTAGCCAAGGGCGTGACCCTGATTGCGGTGAAGGTGCTCAATTGCCAGGGCTCCGGCAGCTACTCGGGCATTATTGCGGGGATCAACTGGTCGCTGAACAACAAGGGCAGCGGCCCCGCTGTGGCCAATATGAGCCTGGGCGGTGGCTTCAGCCAGTCGGTGAACAGCGCTGTGAACAATGCGTCGGCCCAGAATCTGGTGATGGTGGTGGCGGCCGGGAATTCCAACGCCAATGCCTGCAACTACAGCCCGGCCAGTGCCGCCAGCGCCATTACGGTGGGCAGCACCACCAGCAGCGACGCCCGCAGCAGCTTCTCGAACTTCGGCAGCTGCGTGGACCTCTTTGCGCCCGGCAGCAGCATCACCTCCACCTGGAACACCAGCAACACGGCCACGAACACCATTTCCGGCACCTCTATGGCCTCGCCGCACGTGGCGGGCGCCGCCGCCCTGCGCATTGCCAGCGGCCTGGGCACCACCGGCGGTGTGACCAATGCCATTCTCAGCAGCGCCACCACCGGCAAAGTGACCAACCCCGGGACTGGCAGCCCCAACCGCCTGCTGTACACCGGCCCCTGAACTCCCTGTAAGCGGGGACTGGGAGGGCAAGGTACGCTCTCCCCTGCTGTCCCTGTGGCTCCTGGCCTGCCCTCCCCCGGGCAGGTTGGGGGCCTTTTGTGTGCGCGCCGGCCAGGAAGAGTCTGTTGGCGGGCCGTAGTGACAATGTGTGTGGAGGCTAGAGCTGGACTTCTGTTCTTTTCCGAACCTTCCAGAGCAGAACTGGACATTTCTCTGATGCCCAGCCATTTGTTTCACTTCCCGGCAGTCGGGCACTCTATGAGAAGTGCTGCAGACAGGGTCAACACGGTGGCTGGCTCAATTCGCCGAGGAAGGGCTCTCTTCCATCTGGAGCTCTGCAGGAGTGCGGCGGCGAGGGCCTGGAAAGCAACGCCGCAGCGGGCTGCAGCGGATCGAGCACTCTTGTCTCAAGGACCGCATCCACAGCCTTGAACACTGGCCGCACCATTGAAGAGATGGGTTCCACTAAGAACGCCCATCACGCGGCGGTGAACCGGGTGGCAAGATCTACGCCAAAATCCACTGAGTGCCTGCTCGCAAGGGGTCGGGTTGGCTTGGTGCAGGGCCAGCATTCTTAAGCTCTGCTCTCCATGCGAGTCAGCTGCAGAGACATGCTCCACTCACTTGCCAAAGGACACTTCAGGGAAACGGTTCATAGCTGCTCGCCCGCAACTCGTCATGTTCCGTTCTCATCCTCTGTCACCTTGGGCCGTACCTCGGCAGGCACTAGAAAAAGCCCCTGTGACACCCCACTTTTCAGGCAGCACTAAACCATGAAGTTCATAAAGTCAACCTCATCTGACCTGAAACTCACTTTCGGCCGTCCCACAATAAAAGACGACAAAATTGATCGTTTTGGTGCATGAAAACTTGACATTTGAACATTTCAAGCGGCGTTTCTGAGCACCGAAGAATGGTCTCTCATGTTTGGACCATCGTGCGCTGACTATCATTCGTGACGTTCCTACAGCTGATCGACCTCAATGCTTCTGTCCAGGCGCACGTTTTCTGCCTCTGGGGCGGACATGGCTGTGCGAGGCCGAGGAATACCCCAGGAGGTTCACCATGAACGCACGTCTTGCTAGCTCTGCCCTTGCGCTCACCCTTCTCCTCGCCGCGTGCGGGACCAGCACGACCACCCCCCAGGCTGCTGAACCGGCAGCCAATGCAGGCGCGCCCGTGCTGGGCACCAGCAACCCCGAGGCTATTCCTGGTCAGTACATCGTGGTCTTCAAGGACGACGCGGCCAGCGACCTCACCGCCCAGGACGCCAACGGTCTGATCCAGAGCCTGAATCTGGATCCCCAGGGCGTGAGTGTTCAGCACGTGTACGGCGCCGCCCTGAACGGCTTTGCCGCCAAGCTGAGCGCGCAGAACCTGCAGGCCCTGCGCCAGGACCCCCGCGTCAAGTACATCGAGCAGGACGGCATGATGCACGCCACCGCCACCCAGAGCGGCGCCACCTGGGGCCTGGACCGCATTGATCAGCGCAGCCTGCCGCTGAACGGCAGCTACGTGTACAACTACACGGGCAGCGGCATCCGCGCTTACATCATTGACACCGGCATCAACACGGCGCACAGCAACTTCGGCGGGCGCGCGGTGTGGGGGACGAACACCACCGGCGACGGCAACAACTCGGACTGCCAGGGGCACGGCACGCACGTGGCCGGCACCGTGGGCAGCGCCACCTGGGGCGTGGCCAAGGGCGTGCAGCTGGTGGCCGTGAAGGTGCTCAACTGCCAGGGCTCCGGCAGCAACTCCGGCGTCATTGCCGGCGTCAACTGGGCTGTTAACAACAAGGGCACCAGCAAGGCGGTCGCCAACATGAGCCTCGGCGGTGGCTACAGCCAGGCTGTCAATGACGCTGTGAACAGCGCCGCCAGCAAGAACCTCGTGATGGTGGTGGCTGCGGGCAACGAAAACCAGAATGCCTGCAACGTTTCGCCCGCCAGCGCCGCCAGCGCCATCACCGTGGGCAGCACCACGAACACGGACGCCCGCAGCAGCTTCTCGAACTATGGCAGCTGCGTGGACCTCTTTGCGCCCGGCAGCAACATCACCTCCACCTGGATCGGCTCCACCAGCGCCACCAACACCATCTCCGGCACCTCCATGGCCTCGCCCCACGTGGCCGGCGCCGCCGTGCTGAAACTGGCGGCCGGCAGCAGCACCACCAGCGGCGTGACCAGCGCGATCATCACCAGCTCGACCACCGGCAAGGTGACGAACGCCGGCACTGGCAGCCCCAACCGCCTGCTGTACACCGGCAACTAAAGCTCGCCCTTCCATGGTCCCCGGCCCCTGTGGCTGGGGGCCATTGTTCTGGGAACAGACACTGGAATCATGTACCCTTGGGCCAACGTGAGAGGGCTGTGCACTGAAGACCAGGGCTGCCGCTGTGTAGCGCCCCGGGGGTGGTCACGCCGGCGGCTGGGGCCCAATGGGCGCGGGCGTGCCGTGGCCAACGCCATTGCCTGCGCGCTGCATGCGTGGTGGTGTGCACACCTGGGCCGGCCCATGCGCGCGGGCGCCGCGCGGCCCTGAGCCGCCCCAAAGAAGAAAGCCCCCACCCCCCAACCCAAAAGGAGAATGCCCATGCCCACCCAGACGGCCCTGGCCGACCTGACGACCCTGCCCGTTCCCGCCGATGTGCTGGCCCTGGACGCCAGCGACCCCCTGGCCCACAAGCGCGACGAGTTTCTGCTGCCAGACGGCGTGATTTACCTGGATGGCAACAGCCTGGGGGCCCTGAGCCGCCGGGTGGTTCAGCGGGTGCGCCACGTCACGGAAGAAGAGTGGGGCCGCGCCCTGATCGGCTCATGGACCTCGGGCGCGCAGGAGGGGCGCGACTGGATGGCCCTGCCTGACCGCGTG
Coding sequences:
- a CDS encoding putative bifunctional diguanylate cyclase/phosphodiesterase, with amino-acid sequence MSRPALPPLAPPPSPQSLRLQVLALLLALFVPLGISALVVIPGVMNDRFAQIERAQLRQAAEIAEANLRAEQDRVGLFVLNFSLWTETFEYAAGRNPGYLAANLVPGTFKGGRVDYWGIQAPDGRVLSAATLRGEQVTPAPQVLRALFAQLPQRLPPGGSSGVVALGGRPVVVAARVITRDDGQGQGGVMLLARELTPEVLSSLMYNQRAFGARLSPTPPPATTYVFGPDEGRARLALQPPSGPPQLVLEVSQPRAVSQAGAATTQQLRLAVILAGLLTATGLLLFLNRRVLNVVEGYKRDVQQIAHNPAHRLDGRDRTELGLLAGTINELLDHLQAREAQLRQRAQHDELTGAYTLAGLLERLDGDQTVRGALVVELPRLQEWTGLYGEHFVDTLIAALAARLRAAGPEHLSARLSTTTMALVTRAPQGLDPSALLSQLEQPFRLTEGEVMVKLTAGYAEAPGGLAAQTLLRHAGIALQHALDHHEPLGLFTETLLQRSQEAHLLETQLPGAAARGELFLAYQPVMEVTTGAWVSVEALLRWTHPVYGPVSPATFVPIAERSGQIYALGDWALRAAVREVLQARAVWPQARVNVNVSPVQLLMPDFAARVLSVLETLQAPAELLTLEVTESTVMQNVSLACTHLHHLREAGVRIALDDFGSGHSSLGVLTELPLDVVKLDRSFLRASLDGTQRAALLHGSIRLAADLGLSVVAEGVEDEDMLQRLRDLQCTYAQGYYIARPQPLATLLPQRPSAASPVTEL
- a CDS encoding S8 family peptidase, with the protein product MNARLPSVFLALTVALAACGSPGAPSSDSGANLRGGAPLLGTSNPDAIPGQYIVVLKDSAPNLTAQDSAGLIRALNLDPQGVTIQHIYGAALNGFAAKLSAQNLETLLNNPNVEYIEQDGEMFMTATQTGATWGLDRIDQRNLPLNGTYVYNSTASGVRAYILDTGIRTSHTQFGGRAVWGTNTTGDGNNTDCQGHGTHVAGTVGSATYGVAKGVTLIAVKVLNCQGSGSYSGIIAGINWSLNNKGSGPAVANMSLGGGFSQSVNSAVNNASAQNLVMVVAAGNSNANACNYSPASAASAITVGSTTSSDARSSFSNFGSCVDLFAPGSSITSTWNTSNTATNTISGTSMASPHVAGAAALRIASGLGTTGGVTNAILSSATTGKVTNPGTGSPNRLLYTGP
- a CDS encoding GGDEF domain-containing protein — protein: MNDLLHSLFVNLSVLITFAFLLSQTYRAWPPPPGWRLPALRLVLTMLATVTLYLMATPEPSGTRIDLALVPIAIMALRYGGWVGVLCGLPAALLPLAGHASDALISVLNLLAVAALAHSLRWTLNMQDAQGSLRRYGWAGSLIFLPNELPLWLLGDSETLLRVYLPALAFNILGFWAVAVMITSRVALLQSTDQFRLQALQDALCGLPNRRQFEQDLPLTAPGDALLLIDLDHFKRVNDEFGHPVGDEVLAAVGRVLADTLRGRDRAYRYGGEEFAVILRRVPAEQLPQIAQRLREAVTTLRFAPPLGGVTVSIGGASFGPWSSTRTLWQADEALYRVKQSGRDGVRIAAPSAALPDSGPLQALLDSPPPVR
- a CDS encoding S8 family peptidase — its product is MNARLASSALALTLLLAACGTSTTTPQAAEPAANAGAPVLGTSNPEAIPGQYIVVFKDDAASDLTAQDANGLIQSLNLDPQGVSVQHVYGAALNGFAAKLSAQNLQALRQDPRVKYIEQDGMMHATATQSGATWGLDRIDQRSLPLNGSYVYNYTGSGIRAYIIDTGINTAHSNFGGRAVWGTNTTGDGNNSDCQGHGTHVAGTVGSATWGVAKGVQLVAVKVLNCQGSGSNSGVIAGVNWAVNNKGTSKAVANMSLGGGYSQAVNDAVNSAASKNLVMVVAAGNENQNACNVSPASAASAITVGSTTNTDARSSFSNYGSCVDLFAPGSNITSTWIGSTSATNTISGTSMASPHVAGAAVLKLAAGSSTTSGVTSAIITSSTTGKVTNAGTGSPNRLLYTGN